The Megalops cyprinoides isolate fMegCyp1 chromosome 22, fMegCyp1.pri, whole genome shotgun sequence genome contains a region encoding:
- the LOC118769611 gene encoding AH receptor-interacting protein, which yields MEEVAIKLRAEGIQKRVLSPGKGDLLTFPDGTKVKFHYRTCLCNGTVLDDSRTMGGQCKPMELILGKKFKLPVWERVVVTMREGEVAEFTCDTKHTALYPLVSQSLRNISVGKDPLEGQRHCCGIAQIHSHHSLGHQDLDELQAHPQPLVFILELLQVLPPGSFRLDTWAMTDEEKLEVVPQIHEEGNALYRRGEIREAAEKYHNAIACLKNLQMKERPGDENWLRLDHMITPLLLNYCQCQLLQGQYYEVLDHCSSVLYKYEDNVKAYFKRGKAHAAVWNEAEARADFAKVVQLDPSLAPSVAKELRQMEERIREKQKEEKGRYKSLFSYGGGTSTAATTG from the exons ATGGAGGAAGTAGCCATCAAGCTCAGAGCGGAGGGGATTCAGAAAAGAGTGCTCAGTCCCGGCAAAGGCGACCTTCTAACTTTCCCCGATGGAACTAAG GTCAAGTTCCACTACCGCACCTGTCTGTGCAACGGGACGGTGCTGGACGACTCCAGGACGATGGGGGGTCAGTGCAAGCCCATGGAGCTGATTTTGGGGAAGAAGTTCAAGCTGCCGGTGTGGGAGCGAGTGGTCGTCAccatgagggagggagaggtcgCCGAGTTCACCTGCGACACCAAG cacacagccctgtacCCGCTGGTGTCCCAGTCCCTGAGGAACATCAGCGTGGGGAAGGACCCGCTGGAGGGGCAGCGGCACTGCTGCGGGATCGCCCAGATCCACTCCCATCATTCCCTGGGACACCAGGACCTGGACGAGCTGCAGGCCCACCCACAGCCCCTGGTCTTCatcctggagctgctgcag gTCCTGCCCCCTGGCTCGTTCCGATTGGACACCTGGGCCATGACGGACGAGGAGAAGCTGGAGGTGGTGCCTCAGATCCACGAGGAAGGGAACGCACTGTACCGGCGAGGAGAGATCCGGGAGGCCGCCGAGAAGTACCACAACGCCATCGCCTGCCTGAAGAACCTGCAGATGAAG GAGCGGCCAGGGGATGAGAACTGGCTCCGATTGGACCACATGATCACTCCCCTCCTGCTGAACTATTGCCAGTgccagctgctgcagggccaGTACTACGAGGTTCTGGACCACTGCTCCTCTGTGCTCTACAAGTATGAAG aCAACGTGAAGGCCTACTTCAAGCGCGGGAAGGCGCATGCGGCGGTGTGGAACGAGGCGGAGGCGCGGGCGGACTTCGCCAAGGTGGTGCAGCTGGACCCCTCTCTGGCGCCCTCTGTGGCCAAGGAGCTGCGGCAGATGGAGGAGCGCATTCgggagaaacagaaggaggagaaagggcGCTACAAGAGCCTCTTCAGCTACGGCGGGGGCACCTCCACCGCTGCCACCACC GGCTGA
- the tmem134 gene encoding transmembrane protein 134, whose translation MMATQFSIDDAFSLEGEEEGGGVGREKDGWKGREKDREGGDGGSMSFGPLSFSKPQSLASTAASTPEHSSLKYQNLENEEVLGSSGNSSFNNFFKISDPATLSYCSSQWSFSTLSSVTQLSAHCCSWTSHPLVKKNRRVVLASFLLLVTGVALIFTGIVIQLNPQAGVSSAIFFLPGFLLFIPGVYHVIYITCAVRGRRGFKFFYLPYFEK comes from the exons ATGATGGCGACGCAGTTTAGCATCGATGACGCCTTCTCattggagggggaggaggaagggggcggGGTTGGCAGGGAGAAAGACGGATGGAAAGGGcgagagaaggacagagaggggggagacggGGGCTCGATGAGCTTCGgacctctctccttttccaaGCCCCAGAGTCTCGCCTCCACCGCGGCCAGCACGCCAGAGCACAGCAGCCTTAAGTaccag aatCTGGAAAATGAAGAAGTCTTGGGCAGCAGTGGAAACTCTTCTTTTAATAACTTCTTCAAGATCAG tgacccCGCGACTCTGTCCTACTGCAGCTCTCAGTGGTCTTTCAGCACACTGAGCTCCGTGACCCAGCTCTCTGCCCACTGCTGCAG CTGGACGTCCCACCCCCTGGTGAAGAAGAACAGGAGGGTTGTTCTggcctccttcctcctcctcgtcaCTGGAGTGG CTCTGATTTTCACAGGAATTGTGATACAGCTAAACCCACAAGCAG GTGTCTCCAGTGCCATTTTCTTTCTGCCTGGATTCCTGCTCTTCATTCCTGGTG TATACCATGTGATCTATATCACCTGTGCAGTAAGAGGACGAAGAGGATTCAAGTTCTTCTACCTGCCCTATTTTGAgaagtga
- the cdk2ap2 gene encoding cyclin-dependent kinase 2-associated protein 2: MSYKPIAPAPTGSNHTPPGSSVPSPSLPSSSTFRPAFSDFGPPSMGFVQPVKVSQGSTYSELLSVIEEMSREIRPTYAGSKSAMERLKRGIIHARTLVRECLAETERSART; this comes from the exons ATGAGCTATAAACCGATCGCGCCCGCCCCCACCGGCTCCAACCACACCCCACCGG gatcAAGTGtaccctctccttctcttccttcctcGTCCACCTTCAGACCGGCGTTTAGCGACTTCGGCCCCCCTTCCATGGGGTTTGTGCAG ccGGTGAAGGTCTCTCAGGGTTCCACCTACAGCGAGCTGCTGTCCGTCATCGAGGAGATGAGCCGTGAGATCCGCCCTACCTATGCTGGCAGCAAGAGCGCCATGGAGAGGCTAAAGAGAG GTATCATCCATGCCCGAACCCTGGTCAGAGAGTGTTTAGCGGAGACTGAGAGGAGTGCCCGCACATAA